Sequence from the Ictalurus furcatus strain D&B chromosome 25, Billie_1.0, whole genome shotgun sequence genome:
TACACTCAGTAAGGATTCCGTAATGAATGCTTTGACCAATCACTGGTCAGCACCATCTCCAGCTCCACCCACTTGTACTCATGCTACGATTAGTTAAGTAGATAAACCTTAAACCCGAGTAGAAGGTACAGTTTTGTGTCTGACTTTTTCCTCTTAGATACTAAGGGGAGTTTGTCTGTCTGGACATTTGAATAACCACACCCAtttctattgtgtgtgtgtgtgtgtgtgtgtgtgtaggaggagcCGAAGCTCGACGTGTTGATTAACAACGCGGGTGTGTTCCGCTGCCCGTACTCTAAAACGGAGGACGGCTTTGAGATGCAGTTGGGTGTGAACCATCTGGCTCACTTCCTGTTAACCCACCTGCTGACAGAGCTGATGGTACGTTCCGCCCCGAGTCGCATCCTCATTGTCTCCTCCAAACTTTACAAATACGGCAGCATCCGATTCGACGACATGAACAGCGAGCGCAACTACGACCCCGCCTTCTGCTACAGCCAGAGTAAACTAGCTAATCTGCTGTTCACGCGAGAGTTAGCGAGGAGACTGGAGGGGCGGGGCGTGACAGTGAACTCCCTCTCCCCTGGGATGGTCAGGACCAACCTGGGCCGCCATGTCCAGGTCCCCCTCCTGCTGAAGCCCCTCCTCTTTCTGGGGTTATGGCTGTTCTTTAAGAGTCCAGAAGAGGGAGCTGAGACACCGCTGTACCTCGCCTGCTCTCCTGACGTGGCTAATGTGACTGGGAAGTTCTTCTCTAACTGCCAAGAGGAATTGCTCCTGCCTAAAGCAACGGACGACGACACAGCAAAGCGGCTATGGGACCTGAGTGAGACCATGGTGGGGATAAAGAGCTGAGCTGGATCTGACTGGTTAAATACGTTGATGATGTTCTTCTGCTTCTAACAAAACCACTGTAAATGATtagtaaatatgtttaaagaTGTTCCGTGTGGTCTGTACAATACGTGCTTATACACGTGTGCATGAACAGAAACACTCTTCAGAACGTTTATGATGTTAAAGCAGTACTCCGTTCTGAAGTGATCATTCATTTAgacttttatttacagtgttgGGATTCAGAACAGATCCGTGTAAAGAACAAACTGAGGTGTAACTCCTCCTCCTAATTTACAAACCTACAAGTGACAGGAAGTATCCTGAGGTAGCGCTGAACGCATGACGCAGCACTGCACTTGAACTGCATTTACAGAGAAACCTGCTGGTTCTTGTGTCCAGTTTCCCTCTCAGAACATCTCTGAGGAGTGAAGTGTCCATCAGTCTCTCTCCTTCACGACTGAAGTCTCTACAGATGGATTTAGAAGTGCTCATCAGCTCCATCACTTCAGAATGTACTGCACTGTGTGTCCTGCTAAGAGCTGAGAGCGGTGTGTGAtcggcgccccctggtggctctgtgtgggtgtgtgtgtgtgtggctgcagATCTTTCAGAAATACTGaatactaataaaataattgtgatGATGGATGTGACTGATGGATTGGAATGACATCCCATAATACTAAACTCCACTgcaatgagagagacagagaggggacacagacagagatgaaagagagacagatagacagtgcCCGTGCAGTTGTGCCTtattagagagagtgagatagctCTGGTGCAGTAGTAGAAGTTGTGCTTTattagagacagtgagacaggcagagagagagagtgagacagcccTGGTGCAGTAGTAGAAGTTGTGCTTTattagagacagtgagacaggcagagagagagagtgagacagctctggtgcagtagtagtagttgtgctttattagagagagtgagacaggcagagagagagtgagacagctctGGTGCAGTAGTAGAAGTTGTGCTTtattagagagagtgagacaggcagagagagagtgagacagctctggtgcagtagtagtagttgtgctttattagagagagtgagacaggcagagagagagagtgagacagctctggtgcagtagtagtagttgtgctttattagagagagtgagacaggcagagagagagagtgagacagctctGGTGCAGTAGTAGAAGTTGTGCTTtattagagagagtgagacaggcagagagagtgagacagctctggtgcagtagtagtagttgtgctttattagagagagtgagacaggcagagagagagagtgagacagctctggtgcagtagtagtagttgtgctttattagagagagtgagacaggcagagagagagagtgagacagctctGGTGCAGTAGTAGAAGTTGTGCTTtattagagagagtgagacaggcagagagagtgagacagctctggtgcagtagtagtagttgtgttttattagagagagtgagacaggcagagagagagagtgagacagctctggtgcagtagtagtagttgtgctttattagagagagtgagacagacagagagagagagtgagacagctctGGTGCAGTAGTAGTTGTGCTTtattagagagagtgagacaggcagagagagagaatgagacagctCTGGTGCAGTAGTAGAAGTTGTGCTTtattagagagagtgagacaggcagagagagagagtgagacagctctggtgcagtagtagtagttgtgctttattagagagagtgagacagacagagagagagagtgagacagctctGGTGCAGTAGTAGTTGTGCTTtattagagagagtgagacaggcagagagagagaatgagacagctCTGGTGCAGTAGTAGAAGTTGTGCTTtattagagagagtgagacaggcagagagagagagtgagacagctctggtgcagtagtagtagttgtgctTTATTAGAGAAGGTAAACAGGAGAGGTTTAGGAGGCTCATGCATGGCGGTGTATCTGAGGGTGAGGGTAACAGGGTTAGGGTGAAGGTTACAGGGTGAGGGTTACAGGGGAACAGACACAACGGAGCGTCAGTGAGGTAGAGGAGCACAGAGAGAAGAATCCAATCAGAAACTCAGAACACCAAAATAAACCTGtacatcagccaatcagaggagCAGGAGGCGTGGCTCTGAAACTTTGTTAAAGCTCTGCCACAAACGCTGGGACACACACTCTGTTCCTAGTGGAGTGTTCATACAGTGTGtattctcagtgtgtgtgtattacataaTGCACCGTGAACGGGGTGTGTGTCAGGATTTAGTGATAATCTCACATGCTAAGTGCTAATTAGCCCATTAGCTAGCAGGCTACATTAGCACACAGCTCTTCCTATCCATTGCTAgcgtttgggacacagccaatGATTTGTAGGTTCTGAATTTGAGGCATTTCATTGTTATTCACGGCGGTAGGGGCTTCTAACGTCACGATGATTCTCTCTGAAATCAGAGTTTCATTCATCACAGATTTACTGAACAATAAATACAGCTAGGGGTAAAATACAATTTCACTCTCACTCTGAAAATTAACATGTGGTCTCCAGCCTTCTCTGTGTTGTAAAGCTTTTCGTAATCTCAGAcctcacaccacaccacacactgtGTATCAAATcacaatttccaaaaaaaacaaataaaaaaaccaagATAGAACTGACTGCAAAAGCACAGCGGGTGGAGCTGGACCTGACCTGACTCCTCCTGTAACCCTCACCCCTAACTCTAATCCTTGGGATGACCTGCAATATGGAACAACACACTTCTCCAGCCTGAAAGTTGTCTCCACCCcctggatttttattttgactCCACCCAGCTGGGAGGAGCTGActcaggtctgactccaccccctaGTTCTGCAGTACTTGAAAAAACTTGAAATAAGTAGCGTTCACAAGCATTAATTCTGCTGTGGAAATGTCCAAGCTTCATATCAACCATAGAACATCATCATGACTTCGTCTCCACtgtagaaaacaacactgagtagaaacacagagagaacacacagTCGGGTCAGAAAATAGTCTGAGTGCACCACCGAGAGGCCTTCTGATCGGATAATATCACACGGACCTCAATCTGAAACGCTCGGCAACGATCTGATTCACTCACTGACTTTTTACACCAAGCACAGAAGTGATGTCATGAAGGTTGGTGTATCGGCATGCAAACAAGTCGTTGGTTGGTTTTGGATGTGTTATAGACACGCGCTTAAGGGCTCTTCACCCCCAACGCCAAACTTGCCAGTTTTGGAAATCTGATCACTGGTGAATCACGGTGATGGAGCGCGGTCCCTCACCTGACAGTTACAGCAATGCGTTTGGGTCTGCCTGGTTTTCATGGGCGGGGCTAGGGGGTGGAGTTACACAGTAAACTGTTTCAGCATTACGCTACTTAACTTCTTATACCCATATTGGGCCTCGTTTATCACATTGTATACGAACAACTTTAATCTTAAACGGTTGATAAAAGCCTTTACACAAGAAACATGGTGTTTATATCTACACTCCACTGTCGAGTTTAAACAGTTACACACCGgtttaataaacatttcctgAAACTCACTTCATATTAGTGACCTTAAAGAAAGCGATTCCAAAACAAATTGATAAATTAACACGACTAAGACGAGCCATTCGtttaggacaaaagtaatgacTATAAAAGACAGAGTATTAGTGTTAGCTGAcgcgctgcagtggctgagctgcattaatGGAACATTCACTGTTTAGCcaccattttgtcattttgtcattGTGTGGGCGTGGTAAATTAGCTGTGTTGTAAATGTGCTTCGTAACTTCAAAATCGTAATTTACAGCTGCTTAGTGTTCATCAACATACACGCATGCGTATGAACACAGTCAgcgaaacttttgtaaatctggtggGAATATTTAGTTGGATTTGGCCACGAAAACATTTAcgcacaactttactaaaagactgatacattttttttattaatgtagcCCTAGTTTTAATAACATAATTCCAAAATTgtgcgttctgattggctgaaatcAGTAGAAACAATAATACGCATCACACGTTATAACGGTTCTCAGTAGCGCACTCAGACGTGTGGCCCGAACTGAATAAAGTGAGATCAGGTCCTCAGATGATCAGAATAAAGTGGAGCAGATCTCTGCTGAGGTCCTTCTCGTTAAGTAAACATTTTGTTCTGTGTTAAATAAGGTTTCCAGTGTATTTGAGGAACCTCACAGGGTCCTCAGTTGAGCAGAGTGCCATAGAGCTGCGCTTTCGTTAGGCTGTCCTTCCTCGTCAGGCCCAGAGTGGTGAACGTTTGGTACTGTGATGCTGCCTGATTCTGAGGAGAACTCGTTTCCTGAGGA
This genomic interval carries:
- the rdh14b gene encoding retinol dehydrogenase 14b; amino-acid sequence: MAATVVLAVVLGGGLILIARRMFSRRRTVLRFPAGTMRGKTVIVTGASSGIGKATAAELFRLHARVIMACRDRARAEQAATEIRACAGSCDGELVIKHVDLTSLRSVRAFCQKIFQEEPKLDVLINNAGVFRCPYSKTEDGFEMQLGVNHLAHFLLTHLLTELMVRSAPSRILIVSSKLYKYGSIRFDDMNSERNYDPAFCYSQSKLANLLFTRELARRLEGRGVTVNSLSPGMVRTNLGRHVQVPLLLKPLLFLGLWLFFKSPEEGAETPLYLACSPDVANVTGKFFSNCQEELLLPKATDDDTAKRLWDLSETMVGIKS